ATTATACTCTTTAACCGTTTCCCACCGCTCATGCCTGACAAGCTGACCCAGCACTTTCGGCATCAAACCCATGGGACAGACATCGATGCAGTGGGCGCACGAGATGCAGGTGCTTTCCCGTCGCGGTGCAGCCTCCTTGGCCGTCAACACCAGAACTCCCGATGTGCCCTTGATGACCGGCGCCTCCAAGGACGATTGGGCAATGCCCATCATCGGGCCGCCCATGATGACTTTGGCCGCATCTTCGGTTAGGCCGCCGCACTGTTCGAGTAGAAACGAAAACGGCGTTCCCAAGGGCACCAACAAATTTTTCGGTTGCCGAACCCCCGAGCCGGTTACCGTCACTACGCGGGCCGTCAGCGGTCGGTTCATAGCCACCGCCTCGTAAACGGCGACGGCCGTACCGACATTCTGAACCACGCAGCCGATATCCATCGGCAACCCGCCTGCCGGTACGCGGCGGTCAACAAGCGCTTTGATCAACTGCTTTTCCGCGCCTTGCGGGTATTTGACCGGCAGAGTGACGATTCGGTAAGGAAGGTTCAGTTCTGCTGCCTTTTTCCGCAGCGCGGCCGCGGCATCCTTTTTATTGCTTTCGATGCCGATAATGCCCGTAGCGGCGCCCGTCACTTTCATCATAATCTGCATGCCGCGCAAAATCTTTTCCGTCTGTTCGAGCATCAGCCGATGATCGGCAGTTAGAAAAGGCTCGCACTCGGCGCCGTTGAGGATGAGCGTATCGATCTTTTTATCGGCCGGCGGACTCAGCTTGACATGCGTCGGAAAGGCGGCGCCTCCCAAGCCGACGATGCCGGCCGCCTGAATCCTCCGCCGTATCTCTTTGACATCGAGCTCCAGATAATCCTTCTCGAGGCTAAAATCAGCGTACGGCGTGTTCTGCCCGTCGTTGGCGATGACGACGGAGAGCACCGGCGTTCCCGAAGGATGCGGCCGGTTCTCTACGGCTTCGACGGTACCCGAAACCGAGGCATGACACGGCACTGAAACGAATCCGCCGCTCTCACAGACGGGTTCGCCGAGGCGTACTTGGGCGCCCTTTTCGACGATCGGTCGCGCAGGAGCGCCGATGTGCTGAACGACCGGTATGACCACGAACGGCGGGGACGGACAAGGCTCTATCGGCAGCCTTTCCGTCAGATGTTTACACTCGGGAGGGTGGATACCGCCTGGAAAGGTGTTTCGACTCAGAAATCCCACGCTGTTCTCCGTAGAAAAAGGTTTGCGGCAACGCCGCGAGCTACAGCTTTTTTAATTCGTGCAAAAACTCTTCTTTTGCCTGAAATTTGCGGTAAACGGAAGCAAAACGAACATAGGCTACTTCATCCAGTTTTTTCAGCTCCTCCATCACCATTTCGCCGATCTCTTTGGAGGGTATTTCGTCCGCGCCGCGGTCGCGGATGGCATATTCCACCCGCGAGGCGAGCTCTTCGATCGCCGCAGCCGAAACCGGCCGCTTGGTGCAGGCGAACTGTATGCCGCGAATGAGTTTGGCGCGATTGAATTCTTCCCGTGTACCGTTCTGTTTGATGATCCATAGCGGAATTTCATCGACGGTTTCGCGCGTCGTGAAACGGCGGCCGCATTTCAGACACTCGCGCCGTCTGCGGATCGAGCGTCCCTCATCCCGCATCCGCGAATCGATCACTTTGGAATCATAAAAATTGCAGAACGGGCATTTCATGGTTGAACCAACTTTAGACCGGATAGAGAGGAAACCTGCGGCAAAGTTCCTCGACTTGACCTTTGACTTCCATTTGCACGGATTCATTCGTAATATTGAGCAGCACGCGGTCGATCAGTTCGGCGATCAGCTCCATTTCCGCCTCCTTCATCCCGCGTGTCGTCAAAGCCGGTGTGCCGAGGCGAATGCCGCTGGTGACGAACGGGCTCTGGTCGTCGAACGGCACCATGTTCTTATTGGCGGTAATGCCGGCCTTTTCCAGTGCTTTTTCCGCCTCTTTACCGGTCAGTTTGTGCGTGCGCAGATCGACCAACATCAAATGCGTGTCGGTTCCGCCCGAAACGATGTGATAACCGCGATTCATCAGCGCAGCCGCCAAGGTTTTGGCGTTGGCAATAACCTGCTTTTGATACTCGACGAATTCGGGCTGCAGCGCTTCTTGAAATGCGACGGCTTTGGCGGCAATGACGTGCATCAGCGGGCCGCCCTGGAATCCCGGGAAGACGTTAGAGTCGACAATCTCGGACCACAGCTTCAATTTGCCCTTGGGATTGAGAAGGCCCATGTCGTTCTCGCCGTCTTTGCCGACGAGAATCATACCGCCGCGCGGCCCGCGCAGCGTTTTGTGCGTCGTTGTGGTCACAAGGTGGCAATGCGGAATCGGGCTGGGAATCAATCCCGCGGCAATCAGACCGGCCGGATGGGCGATGTCGGCCACCAGCTTGGCGCCGACGCGGTCGGCGATCTGCCGGAAAGCGGCGTAATCGATCGCCCTTGCATAGGCGCTTGCACCGCAAATAATCAGTTTGGGCTGTTCCCGGACGGCGATCTTTTCCACTTCGTTCATATCAATAAAGCCGTCGCGATTGACGCCGTAATGCACCATTTGAAAAAAGCGACCGGAAAAGTTGACCGGACTGCCGTGAGTCAAATGGCCGCCGTGAGCCAGATCCATACCTAAAACTTTGTCGCCGTATTGAATCAGGCTGAAATAGGCCGCCATATTGGCTTGAGAGCCCGAGTGGGGCTGTACGTTGGCATGATCGGCATTGAAAAGTCGGCAGGCCCGCTCGCGCGCCAGGTTTTCCACCTCATCGACAAACTCACAGCCGCCATAATACCTGCGGGAAGGATAGCCTTCGGCATATTTGTTGGTCATCACTTGTCCCATTGCCTCCAAAACGGCGGGACTGACAAAATTCTCCGAGGCGATCATTTCCAGCTTGTTGTTTTGGCGTTCGGTCTCTTTTCGTATCGCGGAAAAAACTTGCGGGTCGATCTGCTGTAGAAATGAGCTCATGAAATCGTTTTACCTTCCTGTTAGTGAGTGAATCTTGGCCACGCGCTCGGCATGACGTCCGCCTTCGAACTCGGTCTGCAAAAAAATGCGGATCATCCTGACGGCAAGGTCAATCGTGGTGGTACGGCCTCCCAAAGCAATCAAATTGGCGTCGTTGTGTCGTCGGGCCATCTCGGCCATATACTCGCTGCAGCACAAAGCTGCTCTCGCCCCTTTGACTTTGTTTGCAGAAATGCTGATGCCGATGCCCGTCCCGCACACGATAATGCCGAAGCGAGCCTCTCCGGCAACAACCTTTTCAGCCGCGGCAACGCCGTAATCCGGATAATCGCACCGTTCTTCGCTGAATGCCCCTATATCGAGATACTCGATGCCCTCTCGAGAAAGCCACTCAACAATTTTCTGCTTTAGTTCAAAGCCGGCATGGTCTGAGGCAATAACAATCGGTATCAACTGCAAATCCTGCGCTGTTCGAATGGTGTTTTGGGAGAGGCTTAACGCCCCTCCCAATCGTGACTCAGTGGATTTATCGAATCAAGGAAGCCAGGTGTAGCAGTCCAATCTCGGCTGCTTGACATCCGGAAAGAGAAATTTATCTTCTTTGGTAGGAATTTCGGTTTGGATATAGTTCATCTTGCGCTTGGCCAACTCGGCAAATTGCGGATCTCGAGCGGCCATTTGATATTGATTATATGCTTTTTCGTAAACCAGTTTGTCGTCAATATTGGTAATTCGTTTCTCGCGCTTGGAAATGCAGTCGTCGGCAACGGCTTCATAGATTTCGCCCTTGACGATATACGCAAGGCCGTAATTCGGGTTTATCTGCTGCGCCCTCTGCACCGTAGCCATAGCCTTTTGATAATTCTTCAGCTCTTTGTAACAAGTGGCCATATCGCACAGCACCTTGGCGTGATTGGGTTTGGCCGCAAGAATTTTTTCATATTGCCGGATTGCTTCCGTATATTTGCCGTCGTTCTGCAGCGCGTTGCCGCGGTATTCCATCGCCTCATAGTCCTCCGGACGCAGTCTGAGCAGCATATCGAATTTTTCCACTGCCTTCTGGTAATCGCCGCGCCGAAAATACATGCGTCCGATGCTGAACATCAAATTGGTGTCTTCCGGCTTGGCCGCCAGTGCTTTTTCCTTGGCTTCGATTACTGCATCCTCGTCGCCGGTCTGCGCCAACAGGGAAGCATAGATCTCCTGCGCTTCGGCATCGTTGGGATCGAGCTGGGTGAGCTTTTCATAAATATCCAGCGCTTCGTCGTTGCGGTTGGCGGCAATCAGCAGACGACCGACGTTCTTGTAATCCGAGGTGGTCTGGCCGTCGTTCTCGATCGCCTTCAGATAGGCGTCGATAGCCTCGGGGAACTGCTGTTTGGCGCTCAAAAGCCATGCCGCGCTGCGGTAAAAGAACGCGTTCTGCGGATATTTCGTCACCGCCTCCTGATAGGTGATCAAAGCGCTGTCAGGCTGCTCGAGTTTCAAGTACGAGTCCGCCAATTCGGTATAGATGCTGGGATAGCGCTTTTCTACATCCAGTGCCGCCGCTTTTTTGAGCGGAGCGACCGCATCTGCATAGTTTCTATTTTTCCAATGTTCATGGCCGGTGCTGAAGGCGATCAAAAATTCACGCTCCGCTTTTGCGCGGGCGATAGAATCTTCCTTTGCCTTCTGNNNNNNNNNNACTCGGCCCGAAGTTGTACCGGTTGTCGTGCAGCCGACGATCCACGTCGAAGCAACCCACACGGCGGCGGCACTCAAAATCACCATAATCAAAAACGGCTTGAATCCTTTCACGGTCTGTTCCTCCATGCCTCTCAAACTGAGCTATTGATCATCCCGAGTATGTACAAAAGTTTTGTTAATTTAACTTAAAGCAAGTTTAATATGCAAGGAAATTTTCCCTTTACCTCCTGTGAATAAACCATCTTTCAACGGTTGTTGCGCTGATCGTGATGCGGGTCAAATTTTCAGAGTAAGGAAAAGCGGAATCGCTGAGTCGTTGGCCGATTTCACAGGCCGCATCGATTCTGCCGGCGTTTTTGCGGAAGGGGAATCCGAAGCCGAAGGCAAAAATAACTTCACGAACCTGATGACCCAACGGGTCGATGAACGGCAGCTTTGAATAGCTTCCGCCGAATCGGAAAGCAATTCTTCGGCCGTAAGCAGCCAACGGATCCTGCGAATCCAGATACTGCAACCCAAAAGCCGCGCGACCGGCATCTCCGACTTGAGCAAATTTTTTACCGTCGATCTTGAACTTGTCCCACGATTCCTGCAGCCAGTCGAAGGCGAGGGTTATTTTGTCGAGATGAACTCCTAAGCCGGCGGCGAACTGTTCCGGATATTCAGCCTTTTGTTTGAGGGGATCAAGGTTGTATCCGCCGCCGCTGGTAATCAGTGTGCGGCTTTGTAAAGCTGATGGCGGAGCATAGGTCAGCCCGAGACTGAAATAGTTAACAGGCTGCCAGTAGATGCCGAAACGGGGGCCGGTTCCGGTAAAGTGCGAAAGCAAAGTTTCCTTTGTGTCCAAATAGGCCGGAGCGTCAAAGTCGGTTTTCCATAGTTCTCGAAACGAACCGAAATAGACATCGAAAACGGCGCCGACGGCAAGGTGCGGATAGAGCGCATATTGCAGTCCGATGGAGGCATTGTATATACCGCCTTTGGCGTCCAAGGTGCGACGCAGAAATCCGTCGTCGTAAGGTTGCTCATCGGCGGCAAGGAACGCACTTTGCGTGCGCGGTTGGAAGCCGAGGAGAAATGCGGGCTTTTTACCGAGCGGCAGCGCCATGAAAAAGCCGGTGGGACGCGCCTGCCGAGTTGCCGCGGTTTGATTTTCTATCGTAGGTGTAACGATCTCCATCTCCACACCGACCGAGACCACCGACATCCCTTTGAGGTCTTGGGCAGCAGGATTCATGGCATTAAGGGCAAGATAGCTGTTTAGAGCCAAGCCGCTGCCGCCCATGCCTGCGGAATAGGTCGACGTACGCCACTGCGGCAATCCGAGTCCGACGGAAGAATAAAAAGAGTCGGCATAAACACAACCAACCCAGGAAAGCAGGATCAAAGCACGTTTGAAGAGGCTGTTTTTCATAAGCATCCAAAAAGATTGTCCATATAATTAACGGCTGCCGCCGAATCGGGGTTCCGCGGGCAGAGAATAAGTAATCGTAAGCGTCGGCGCCTGCAATGAGTCGGATAATCCGGAATAAAACGCCGTCTGCTGCCAATTGCCGCCCTCATTGGTTGCGTAGATGAGAAAGCCGCAATTTGCATAGACTCCGGTCAGCCATCGCTGCACCGTTCGCGACACATACAGCACCGGCGAGTTGAGATTCGAACTACTGTCGTCGAACGAGAAAAGTTCTGCCGAGCCGACTGCCATATCGTACGGGACCGCAGAGGTGCCGATGACTTCGAGTTCATTGGGTTTTTCCCAGGTCGAGTCGTTTTTGACGGCGATGATGGAAACGGCCATCTGCCCTTCAACGGTGGTGTTGCTGTGATCACGGTCGACCTTGAAAGAAAGCAGCGCCTGATGGATGGTTGCGGATTTTGGGAGTGATGACAGATCAAAACGAAGCAGAAATCTGCGGCCGCTGCCGGCGCCGACGCGCAAAAGCGACGGCGCAAAATCGGGAGTCCCTTCGGCAATCGGATCTGCAAATCGCAGGAGCGAGGCATCTTTCGACAAAGCGACTACAGCCGTGTCGACTTGGCCGTCCGTTTTGCGAAAAACGATGCGGAAATTCGGCGTCAGCAGCGAAGCGTCGGAAGAAACAAACTGCGCCATCCCCTCGCCGTTCGCCTGAACGGCAATGCCGAAAAAGGTCGGAGTGGTCCGGTAATTATCGCGGATCCAGGCTCTCAGAAAGGATAGATCCGAAAAAGTCAAGGTGCTCCAACTGTTCTTTTTTACCTGCAAAGTCGCTTGAAAGAGCGGGGCATCGAAGGCTCCTTTCAGCGTGTCAAGCGTCACCGTGCTCTCTTCCCAGTTGCGGCGAATCGGCAGCACGGAAACCGGGATGGTCAGATTCGAATCACTCGCTGCATCGGAGTAAAGCTTGAGTTCCGCCCCAAGAATTTCAGCAGTCGTATCGAACTTGGATTTATTAAAGTTTCTGCAGTCCAATGCAATGCGGGAGGAAAGAGAATCGACTTTGCCGAGGAGAAGAGTACCGCGCGTACCGGCGCGAGGCGTCTTGCGGTATTCCGCGACGCGGACAGGGCGCAAGACGAGCGGCGGTCTAAGGCCGGATTTGCCTTCGCGATCCAACAGCTCGTAGGTGTTGGGCAACGGCTTGTTATTGGTGCATTGAAAAAACAGAAAAAGGGCTGTCAGAAACAGAACGATTTTTTTCATGAAGTTCCTATCAAGACTGGCTTTTGTTCACAAACACGCGCGCAGGCGCCCTTGGCTAACGAAGGGTTTCTTATCACGGTTCCCGTTGGATTGTAGTCTATGGAAATGGTTTTTGGGTCAAGCTTGAAGCAAAAAAGGGCAATTCTTTCAAATCGCCCTTTTGCTGATTGAATATAAAAGCGGAACCGCCTATTCTTCGTTTTCTTTTTCTTTCGGCTCTTCGCCGGCTTCCTTGGCTTTTTTCTTGGCTTTTTCTTCGCGCTTCTGGCGCTTCTTTTCGATCTTTTCCATCTTTAGATTTTCAAAACCGACCAACTCAAAAACCGCCATCGAAGCATTGTCGCCGCGACGATTGCCGATTTTGATGACGCGCGTATAACCGCCCTGCCGATCGGCGTACATCGGTGCGATGGTCTCGAACA
This window of the candidate division KSB1 bacterium genome carries:
- the rsxC gene encoding electron transport complex subunit RsxC, with translation MSRNTFPGGIHPPECKHLTERLPIEPCPSPPFVVIPVVQHIGAPARPIVEKGAQVRLGEPVCESGGFVSVPCHASVSGTVEAVENRPHPSGTPVLSVVIANDGQNTPYADFSLEKDYLELDVKEIRRRIQAAGIVGLGGAAFPTHVKLSPPADKKIDTLILNGAECEPFLTADHRLMLEQTEKILRGMQIMMKVTGAATGIIGIESNKKDAAAALRKKAAELNLPYRIVTLPVKYPQGAEKQLIKALVDRRVPAGGLPMDIGCVVQNVGTAVAVYEAVAMNRPLTARVVTVTGSGVRQPKNLLVPLGTPFSFLLEQCGGLTEDAAKVIMGGPMMGIAQSSLEAPVIKGTSGVLVLTAKEAAPRRESTCISCAHCIDVCPMGLMPKVLGQLVRHERWETVKEYNVLDCIECGSCAFVCPAHINLVHLIKYGKFRVIQQQKKAS
- the nrdR gene encoding transcriptional regulator NrdR, with protein sequence MKCPFCNFYDSKVIDSRMRDEGRSIRRRRECLKCGRRFTTRETVDEIPLWIIKQNGTREEFNRAKLIRGIQFACTKRPVSAAAIEELASRVEYAIRDRGADEIPSKEIGEMVMEELKKLDEVAYVRFASVYRKFQAKEEFLHELKKL
- a CDS encoding serine hydroxymethyltransferase, producing the protein MSSFLQQIDPQVFSAIRKETERQNNKLEMIASENFVSPAVLEAMGQVMTNKYAEGYPSRRYYGGCEFVDEVENLARERACRLFNADHANVQPHSGSQANMAAYFSLIQYGDKVLGMDLAHGGHLTHGSPVNFSGRFFQMVHYGVNRDGFIDMNEVEKIAVREQPKLIICGASAYARAIDYAAFRQIADRVGAKLVADIAHPAGLIAAGLIPSPIPHCHLVTTTTHKTLRGPRGGMILVGKDGENDMGLLNPKGKLKLWSEIVDSNVFPGFQGGPLMHVIAAKAVAFQEALQPEFVEYQKQVIANAKTLAAALMNRGYHIVSGGTDTHLMLVDLRTHKLTGKEAEKALEKAGITANKNMVPFDDQSPFVTSGIRLGTPALTTRGMKEAEMELIAELIDRVLLNITNESVQMEVKGQVEELCRRFPLYPV
- the rpiB gene encoding ribose 5-phosphate isomerase B, with amino-acid sequence MPIVIASDHAGFELKQKIVEWLSREGIEYLDIGAFSEERCDYPDYGVAAAEKVVAGEARFGIIVCGTGIGISISANKVKGARAALCCSEYMAEMARRHNDANLIALGGRTTTIDLAVRMIRIFLQTEFEGGRHAERVAKIHSLTGR
- a CDS encoding tetratricopeptide repeat protein, with the translated sequence QKAKEDSIARAKAEREFLIAFSTGHEHWKNRNYADAVAPLKKAAALDVEKRYPSIYTELADSYLKLEQPDSALITYQEAVTKYPQNAFFYRSAAWLLSAKQQFPEAIDAYLKAIENDGQTTSDYKNVGRLLIAANRNDEALDIYEKLTQLDPNDAEAQEIYASLLAQTGDEDAVIEAKEKALAAKPEDTNLMFSIGRMYFRRGDYQKAVEKFDMLLRLRPEDYEAMEYRGNALQNDGKYTEAIRQYEKILAAKPNHAKVLCDMATCYKELKNYQKAMATVQRAQQINPNYGLAYIVKGEIYEAVADDCISKREKRITNIDDKLVYEKAYNQYQMAARDPQFAELAKRKMNYIQTEIPTKEDKFLFPDVKQPRLDCYTWLP
- a CDS encoding DNRLRE domain-containing protein, translating into MKKIVLFLTALFLFFQCTNNKPLPNTYELLDREGKSGLRPPLVLRPVRVAEYRKTPRAGTRGTLLLGKVDSLSSRIALDCRNFNKSKFDTTAEILGAELKLYSDAASDSNLTIPVSVLPIRRNWEESTVTLDTLKGAFDAPLFQATLQVKKNSWSTLTFSDLSFLRAWIRDNYRTTPTFFGIAVQANGEGMAQFVSSDASLLTPNFRIVFRKTDGQVDTAVVALSKDASLLRFADPIAEGTPDFAPSLLRVGAGSGRRFLLRFDLSSLPKSATIHQALLSFKVDRDHSNTTVEGQMAVSIIAVKNDSTWEKPNELEVIGTSAVPYDMAVGSAELFSFDDSSSNLNSPVLYVSRTVQRWLTGVYANCGFLIYATNEGGNWQQTAFYSGLSDSLQAPTLTITYSLPAEPRFGGSR
- the rplQ gene encoding 50S ribosomal protein L17, encoding MRHLKSGRKLGRTYSHRKAMLANIATSLLEHKSITTTTEKAKEARSVVERLITFAKKGDLASRRQVLRVVRNKALVKELFETIAPMYADRQGGYTRVIKIGNRRGDNASMAVFELVGFENLKMEKIEKKRQKREEKAKKKAKEAGEEPKEKENEE